Proteins from one Malaya genurostris strain Urasoe2022 chromosome 2, Malgen_1.1, whole genome shotgun sequence genomic window:
- the LOC131430321 gene encoding very long-chain specific acyl-CoA dehydrogenase, mitochondrial-like, whose product MSRWSTLLFSRTRCQINVVWFKRSLSVASQPRHNSEPVPQNTSFMTNVFRGDIVPVQVFPYPEPPEDQKSLIHDMMDPINRIFRNEHDPAEAERIGSPDPKTVQIMWEMGLFGMAAPEEYGGLGASTTTYATLAETVGAVDLGLAVYIGAHQSIGWNGIHLYGTTEQKKKYLPLVTRGGTMAALALTESGAGSDINALKTRAVKSACGQYYTLNGSKLWISGGNEAGIFTVFARTEVLDRQTGEVKDKITAFIVERNFKGVSSGPLENKMGITISGTSSVFFDDVRVPVGNVLGGEGNGFKLAVSILNTGRFGMGGSMSGMMRTCIQAATEHATRRVQFGRKLAEFGNVQEKLARMAMYQYVTQSIVYMIVGNIDNGFTDYQIESAISKVFSSEAAFAVCDEAIQILGGNGYMKEIGLEKFLRDVRIYRIFEGANDVLRMFIALTGAKYAGLQLREIQRAVENPTANLGLIFKEGSRRVARTIGIQNGTDLSEYVASSLKESAQRCSECVQLFGKTMQSCLIKYGRNIQEQQFILKRLADSAIDIYGMTSVLSRATRAIERNIPSAGHEQLMTVAWCVEASERVHANLQQINSGQFIKHCDVLKRIARNVCDNGEVVQQLPLELMK is encoded by the exons ATGTCACGTTGGAGTACACTGCTGTTCAGTAGAACTAGATGCCAGATTAACGTGGTCTGGTTTAAGAG ATCCCTATCGGTCGCCTCTCAGCCTCGACATAACTCTGAACCGGTTCCACAAAACACTTCATTCATGACGAATGTATTTCGAGGAGATATCGTACCGGTTCAGGTTTTCCCATACCCGGAACCACCAGAAGATCAGAAGTCGCTTATACACGATATGATGGATCCGATCAACAGAATCTTCCGCAACGAACATGATCCTGCCGAAGCGGAAAGAATCGGCAGTCCAGATCCGAAAACCGTACAGATCATGTGGGAGATGGGACTGTTTGGAATGGCAGCTCCCGAAGAGTACGGTGGACTTGGGGCGTCTACGACTACGTACGCAACACTAGCGGAAACGGTCGGGGCAGTAGATCTTGGACTGGCGGTTTACATTGGAGCCCATCAGAGCATTGGGTGGAATGGAATacatttgtatgggactacggaACAGAAGAAAAAGTACTTACCGCTGGTAACGAGAGGGGGAACAATGGCGGCACTGGCCCTGACCGAATCAGGTGCGGGGTCGGACATAAATGCGCTGAAAACGCGAGCGGTGAAAAGTGCCTGTGGCCAATACTATACGCTGAATGGTTCGAAGTTATGGATTTCCGGTGGAAACGAGGCTGGTATATTTACAGTTTTTGCGCGAACAGAAGTTTTGGACCGTCAAACTGGAGAAGTCAAGGATAAAATTACAGCATTCATCGTTGAGCGCAACTTCAAAGGTGTTTCCAGTGGTCCACTGGAGAACAAAATGGGTATTACGATATCGGGCACAAGTTCTGTCTTCTTCGACGATGTGCGGGTTCCAGTCGGGAATGTACTTGGCGGAGAAGGAAACGGATTTAAGCTTGCTGTGTCAATTTTGAATACCGGTCGATTTGGAATGGGTGGAAGCATGTCCGGCATGATGCGAACATGCATTCAGGCTGCCACGGAACATGCAACCAGAAGAGTCCAATTCGGACGAAAACTGGCAGAGTTTGGCAACGTACAGGAGAAGCTGGCCCGCATGGCTATGTACCAGTACGTGACCCAGTCGATAGTGTACATGATAGTCGGCAACATCGACAACGGTTTCACCGACTACCAAATAGAGTCGGCTATTTCGAAGGTATTTTCTTCCGAAGCCGCTTTTGCGGTTTGCGATGAAGCGATTCAAATTCTCGGTGGAAACGGATACATGAAGGAGATTGGTTTGGAGAAGTTTCTACGTGATGTCCGAATTTACCGAATCTTCGAAGGAGCGAATGACGTCCTGAGAATGTTCATTGCACTCACGGGGGCGAAATACGCAGGTTTGCAACTGCGAGAAATACAGCGTGCCGTTGAAAATCCGACCGCTAATCTAGGGCTGATTTTCAAGGAAGGATCCCGTCGAGTGGCCCGTACTATCGGCATTCAGAATGGGACCGACCTGAGCGAATACGTCGCTAGCTCCCTTAAGGAATCTGCTCAACGGTGTTCCGAGTGTGTTCAGCTGTTTGGCAAAACGATGCAGTCCTGTTTAATAAAGTATGGAAGAAATATCCAAGAACAGCAATTCATACTGAAACGGTTGGCCGATAGTGCCATCGATATCTACGGAATGACCAGTGTACTGTCACGAGCAACCAGAGCAATCGAAAGGAATATTCCTTCCGCTGGGCATGAGCAACTGATGACGGTTGCCTGGTGTGTCGAG GCAAGTGAACGAGTGCACGCGAACCTCCAACAAATTAATTCAGGGCAGTTTATCAAACATTGTGATGTGCTGAAACGGATTGCCCGCAATGTCTGTGATAATGGAGAAGTCGTACAGCAACTTCCACTCGAGTTGATGAAATGA